Below is a window of Microbacterium saperdae DNA.
ACCGACGCCGGCCGCATCGATGCTCGCGCGGGCGACAGCGGCGTTGGCGGCCTCGGCCTCGACCGTCACGACCTTCCCCTCCGGACCCACGGCGCGGGCGAGCCAGATCGTGGAGTATCCGCCGAGGGTGCCGATCTCGAGCACGCGGCGTGCCCCGCTGATGCGCGCGAGCAGCTGCAGCAGCTTTCCCGCGACGGGAGCGACCTCGATGGCGGGCATCCCCGCGTTGCGCTGTGCGGCGAGCGCGGCCTCGAGGGCGGGGTCGTGGCCGACCAGGACTTCGGTGAGGTAGGCGTCGGTGAGGGACCAGGCATCAGCGGTGGGTTCCATCTGCCCAGCAAACCGCGCGACGGAAGGGGCGTCAAGGCCCCTCCCGTCGACTCCGTCAGGACCGCGGCGGGGACAGCAGCCGCCCCTGGGTGCCGGCCAGTTCCGGCTGCCGGCGGAACTGACCGGTCAGCACGAGCACCAGCACGACGACGGCCACCA
It encodes the following:
- a CDS encoding O-methyltransferase, with product MEPTADAWSLTDAYLTEVLVGHDPALEAALAAQRNAGMPAIEVAPVAGKLLQLLARISGARRVLEIGTLGGYSTIWLARAVGPEGKVVTVEAEAANAAVARASIDAAGVGDRVDIRIGRGADVLPTLVGGFDLVFIDADKESNTIYLDWAAKLGHPGTVIVLDNIGREGEIVRDDSDDSKVIGTRDGLRMLGEDPRFDATALQTVGAKGWDGVALAVVL